A portion of the Glycine max cultivar Williams 82 chromosome 10, Glycine_max_v4.0, whole genome shotgun sequence genome contains these proteins:
- the LOC100798296 gene encoding coiled-coil domain-containing protein SCD2, which produces MERKWSSESGGNVMSSPSHTHSQSRNGHSRSSSLTLTGGGISTVKRTQNVAAKAAAQRLAQVMASQTAVAAADDDDDEDDLGFRYTAPPPLSLSRGSAKSPSPALARNLVEESMYLRPAPTPGNRPPLSLRTPAPVPPLDPPIHNNKPKDKRFPFDTALLQPKDSGYQREASTLCDEVDMLQEENQSILDKLRLEEDRCKESEARVRELEKQVASLGEGVSLEAKLLSRKEAALRQREAALKNAKDSKEGVDKEITSLQTEIENAKVETETAVRQLNGAESEVKALRSMTQRMILTQKEMEEVVLKRCWLARYWGLAAKYGICADVAVSKYELWSSLAPLPFEVVVSAGQKAKEECWEKGDDAIEKRSKLVPDLNDLTGEGNIESMLSVEMGLKELASLKVEDAIVQALAQQRRPNSARQLVSDIKSPGDPKFMEAFELSPEESEDVLFKEAWLTYFWRRAKAHGIEEEIAEERLRFWISRSGHSPTSHDAVDVEQGLSELRKLGIEHRLWEASRKEVDQDSTIARKLT; this is translated from the exons ATGGAGCGGAAGTGGAGCAGCGAATCTGGTGGGAATGTGATGTCGTCACCATCACACACACACTCGCAGTCGCGTAACGGGCATTCTCGTTCCTCTTCGCTCACCCTCACTGGAGGAGGAATTTCAACCGTCAAAAGGACTCAGAATGTTGCTGCCAAAGCCGCCGCTCAGCGCCTCGCCCAGGTCATGGCTTCTCAGACTGCCGTCGCCGCCGCCGACGACGACGACGATGAAGACGATCTTGGATTTCGCTACACTGCTCCTCCACCTCTCTCTCTTTCCAGGGGCTCTGCTAAATCTCCATCTCCTGCG TTAGCTCGGAACCTCGTAGAAGAATCAATGTATCTTCGCCCAGCTCCAACTCCTGGTAATAGACCACCGCTAAGCCTCAGGACTCCAGCTCCTGTTCCGCCCTTAGACCCTCCCATTCATAATAATAAGCCCAAAGATAAAAG ATTTCCGTTTGATACTGCACTCCTTCAACCAAAAGATTCAGGATATCAGCGTGAGGCTTCTACACTTTGTGATGAG GTTGATATGCTGCAGGAAGAGAATCAAAGTATTCTAGACAAG CTCAGACTCGAGGAAGACAGATGCAAGGAATCAGAGGCCAGAGTTAGGGAGCTTGAAAAGCAG GTTGCTTCCCTTGGAGAAGGTGTATCTTTGGAAGCCAAACTCTTGAGCAG AAAGGAAGCAGCATTGCGTCAAAGAGAG GCTGCGCTTAAAAATGCCAAAGACTCTAAGGAAGGAGTTGATAAGGAAATCACATCTCTACAGACTGAAATTGAG AATGCAAAAGTTGAGACCGAGACTGCAGTGAGACAGTTAAATGGAGCTGAATCTGAAGTAAAAGCTCTTCGATCAATGACTCAAAGAATGATATTAACTCAGAAAGAAATG GAAGAAGTTGTTCTAAAGAGGTGTTGGCTTGCTCGTTATTGGGGTTTAGCTGCAAAATATG GCATCTGTGCAGATGTTGCAGTTTCAAAGTATGAACTTTGGTCATCCTTAGCCCCTCTTCCGTTCGAGGTCGTTGTTTCTGCTGGACAAAAGGCTAAGGAGGAATGCTGGGAAAAAG GTGATGATGCAATAGAGAAGAGGAGCAAACTTGTTCCTGACTTAAATGATCTTACTGGAGAAGGAAATATTGAAAGTATGCTTTCAGTTGAAATGGGACTAAAGGAGCTTGCTTCTTTAAAG GTTGAGGATGCTATTGTGCAAGCATTAGCCCAACAGCGACGTCCAAATTCTGCTCGACAATTAGTCTCAG ATATTAAATCACCTGGGGACCCTAAGTTTATGGAAGCATTTG AATTGAGTccagaggaatctgaggatgtTCTTTTCAAGGAG GCTTGGCTGACATATTTTTGGAGAAGAGCCAAAGCTCATGGTATAGAGGAGGAAATTGCTGAAGAACGTCTTCGGTTTTGGATTAGTCGGAGTGGGCATTCACCTACCTCACATGATGCCGTTGATG